A single window of Candidatus Binataceae bacterium DNA harbors:
- the dapA gene encoding 4-hydroxy-tetrahydrodipicolinate synthase, translating into MFSGAFSALITPFRDGAVDETALRDLVEWQIQSGIDGLVPCGSTGESATLTHAEHEQVITLVVKQARGRIPVIAGTGSNSTAEAIRLTTFAREVRADGALLISPYYNKPTQEGIYKHYKMIAASVDLPLIVYNIPGRTGSNILPETFARMCEIKQIVGVKEASGSMDQCSDILKLCGDRLAMLSGDDSLTLPLMAMGARGVIAVISNVMPRETHDLAAAALAGDFTRAREIHFKMIPLMRALFTETNPIPIKQACAFMGKCTNEMRMPLIPLTAGAADRLRSVMKELRLT; encoded by the coding sequence ATGTTCAGCGGAGCCTTTTCAGCATTAATCACGCCTTTTCGCGACGGCGCAGTAGACGAAACCGCGTTGCGCGATCTGGTCGAATGGCAAATCCAGTCGGGGATCGATGGTCTGGTGCCGTGCGGCTCAACCGGTGAGTCAGCCACGCTCACACACGCCGAGCATGAACAGGTGATCACACTCGTGGTCAAGCAGGCGCGCGGTCGCATCCCAGTGATTGCGGGCACCGGCTCGAACTCAACCGCCGAGGCGATTCGCCTCACCACCTTCGCGCGCGAGGTCCGCGCCGACGGCGCCCTGCTCATCTCTCCCTATTACAACAAGCCCACGCAGGAGGGCATCTACAAACACTATAAGATGATTGCGGCGAGCGTCGATCTCCCGCTGATCGTTTACAACATCCCCGGCCGCACCGGCTCGAATATCCTGCCGGAAACCTTCGCTCGGATGTGCGAGATCAAGCAGATCGTGGGCGTCAAGGAAGCCTCAGGCTCGATGGATCAATGCTCCGACATCCTGAAGCTTTGCGGCGATCGCCTCGCGATGCTCTCCGGCGACGATTCGCTGACGTTGCCGCTGATGGCGATGGGCGCGCGGGGCGTGATCGCTGTCATCAGCAACGTGATGCCGCGCGAAACGCACGATCTCGCGGCGGCGGCGCTCGCAGGTGACTTCACGCGGGCGCGCGAAATCCATTTCAAGATGATCCCGCTGATGCGCGCGCTCTTCACCGAGACCAATCCGATTCCGATCAAGCAGGCTTGCGCGTTTATGGGCAAATGCACTAACGAGATGCGGATGCCGCTGATTCCGCTGACCGCGGGGGCTGCCGACCGCCTGCGTTCCGTGATGAAAGAGCTGCGGCTGACGTGA
- a CDS encoding amidohydrolase family protein produces MEETMIEDTNLQVDENNRWRLETPGHQGWPRTARPDDPNKYLMISADCHANEPSGLWVERIDKKYQHRLPRIEVDENGVKWTVAEGMQRSRMIDSQMTGEEAIRNKSGFTPEQRIADHRRDGIDAEIIFPNKGLAMWATTDAEFGAAQCRVWNDWAWELFGPYNDFMSPVAAIMTADIGLAIAEIKRVAGLGFRAVNLPCKPIFGAHDARHPNYNMALFDPMWEVIQDCDVTITFHISTGRDPRAARKDGGAIINYTAHALSPTVEPIACLCASGVLERFSKLRFAAIECGIGWVPWALDAMDEAARKHHMWAFPKLKKLPSDYFREHGAASFQDDPIGLELAEKHNLVNNFLWANDYPHHEGSWPHSAQSIERQFGGLKEESRVKILGGNSAKLFKFDVDGLLRRRNPAIQ; encoded by the coding sequence ATGGAGGAAACCATGATCGAGGACACCAATCTTCAAGTTGACGAGAACAATCGCTGGCGGCTGGAAACCCCGGGTCATCAAGGATGGCCGCGCACGGCGCGTCCTGACGATCCTAACAAGTACCTGATGATCTCGGCGGACTGCCACGCTAACGAGCCGTCCGGGCTCTGGGTGGAGCGGATCGACAAAAAATATCAACACCGCTTGCCGCGGATCGAGGTTGACGAAAACGGCGTCAAGTGGACGGTGGCCGAAGGGATGCAGCGGTCGCGCATGATCGACAGCCAGATGACCGGCGAAGAGGCGATCCGCAACAAGTCGGGCTTTACCCCGGAGCAGCGCATCGCAGACCATCGCCGCGATGGCATCGACGCCGAAATCATTTTTCCCAACAAAGGCCTCGCCATGTGGGCCACCACCGACGCCGAATTCGGCGCGGCGCAGTGCCGCGTCTGGAACGACTGGGCGTGGGAATTGTTTGGTCCCTACAACGATTTCATGTCGCCAGTCGCCGCCATCATGACTGCGGACATCGGTCTGGCGATCGCGGAAATCAAGCGGGTGGCGGGGCTCGGCTTTCGCGCCGTCAATCTGCCCTGCAAACCGATCTTTGGTGCGCACGACGCGCGCCATCCCAACTACAACATGGCGCTTTTCGATCCGATGTGGGAGGTGATTCAGGATTGCGACGTCACCATCACGTTCCATATTTCGACCGGCCGTGACCCGCGCGCGGCGCGCAAGGATGGCGGCGCCATTATCAATTACACTGCACATGCGCTCTCGCCGACGGTTGAGCCGATCGCGTGTCTGTGCGCGTCGGGCGTGCTCGAGCGTTTTTCCAAGCTGCGCTTCGCGGCTATCGAATGCGGCATCGGCTGGGTGCCATGGGCGCTCGATGCGATGGATGAGGCTGCGCGCAAACATCATATGTGGGCCTTCCCCAAGCTCAAGAAGCTCCCGAGTGACTATTTTCGCGAACACGGCGCGGCGTCGTTTCAGGACGATCCGATCGGACTCGAACTTGCGGAGAAGCACAACCTGGTCAACAATTTCCTGTGGGCGAATGACTATCCCCATCACGAGGGTTCGTGGCCCCATTCGGCGCAGTCGATCGAGCGTCAGTTTGGCGGCTTAAAAGAAGAAAGCCGCGTCAAGATTCTCGGCGGCAACAGCGCGAAGCTCTTCAAGTTCGACGTGGATGGCCTGCTGCGCCGCCGCAATCCCGCGATCCAATGA